Part of the Triticum aestivum cultivar Chinese Spring chromosome 4D, IWGSC CS RefSeq v2.1, whole genome shotgun sequence genome is shown below.
TTAAGAACTTCGCCTACAACAAAACAGAACCAGCAGAAACTCATCGCTTTCATTGTCTTCAAGACCCTCATTGTCCTCTGATAATATAGTTTGAGAGAAGTCCATATTACCCCTCGAACTTGTCTTTGGCTTCACTTTACAAACCTCAGAATTGTGTTCGTTCAAGTTTCATCCTTCAACTTTATAAACCGTTCATAATTATAAGGGGTCTGCTTCAGTATACCCACCTTAAGTGAGTCAATGGTGGAGATTAAAACTTACCCCTAAGGCACATAGGACTTGACGGTCAATTTAAGTACTAACTGCTTTATTAATCGATGTATGTATGGCCCACATAGACATTGTACTTTTAACTTAAACATAACATAGACTTAGGTACTTACTTATCGTCGAAAAATCTAATTTATGAAGGGTAGGATTTTAGTATTATATATGAATGACTCTGCTCGTTATTCTCTCTCGCCTCACACATGCCCCCTTCCAGACCATATCGCCACCGTCTCATCAAACCACACCAAGAAGCCGACGTCCCAATCTACTAACACATCAAATCCCACACCAGCACTCACCTCAGTACGACCCATGACAAAGGACATGCTCCATGGCAAGGTAGGACTCCTAGCAGGCTACAACATGGAGCCGACAAAGAGAGAGATGATGACTTGTAGGAGATGCTCGTTGGCGCAGACCAAGCGAACAACCTGACATGCATCTGTGCATAATTTAAGTGCATATTAGTGCTTTCTCCAAAATGCTACTATTCAAATGGTAATCGTGTAACCTCGTTTTTAGGATGTTGGGTTGCGGTTGCTACCTGATTTTATTAACCTGACATGCTATCACATAAACACTCATCGCTTAACAATTCAAGATGTTGGACATGCTGTTAAGTTACTGGTGTTGCTCAAATAATATGTGGCTAGCCTAATATGAACCTAGGTTCTATTTGATGATCTAAAAGATGTTGCTGCACATACCATAGTACATTTACTACACATTGGATTTGAAGGTACTATATTTCAGTTAATTTATAATATATGTGCTTCGATGAGGCAAGTGTACATCACAACAAGCAGTTGTGTGGCTCATCACACCAGTTGTAAGCTATTAGGAACTGATGGTTATAATTTCAGAGATCTTCAGCTGAAACATTGTTCAGCTGACAATCCAAATACATATGCTTGCAGCTACATATACATATCTTCTAATCCACCATAGTCCCTCTTTTCTGACTATGTAATTACTAAGCCCCCAACCTTCTCTTATTTTATTCATTAGAACATGCCGATGTTACATTATTCTGAACTTCCCATCTTATTTATTAGAACATGACGATGCCACTGGAAATTATGATTACTATATCCGCACAGCCTCATACCTGGACTACTTGGGTAATTCTCATCAACATTTCGTATGAAAGGCGCATCAAGCCCTACCTGATTCCCCTTGCACGTATGATCAGAACCTACAGGGAAGGGATCAACAAAAAAGCCGTAAGTTGTATACAGAAACAAAGATGAACACCCATAAGCATAAACTGTTTCGTATGAAAGGCGCATCGGGCAGTACCATTTGAATTTTCTGGTACATATGCGCCATAAACATGTGTGAGATTACTCGCCGCCGGCAACGAAGCAGCTTGATGCACACCCACCCGTAGCAAACTTGTTCCGTCTGATTTGTTCTTGCCTGGATCAATACAAAGCCAATGATATATAGGCAACAAAGTATGCATGCAACATTCTCAGCATTGAGTAACTATATCGTCAacattttccttttcccttttatcCTCAGCTACCTAAATACCCAGATAGAACTCTGCTTGCCCAACAGCTCCACATGCTCTGACTTCTTCTGTCCTTTTAGCTTCTCCTTGTTCCTCCAGCTCTCGGCTTCTCAACTTCTAAGATCTTTCTTTCATCTGTACATCATCACATGTGCGCTATAGGTGTGCCTAAAGATGCATTTTATTGCCACTAACAAAATGGTGAGCTATTATAAAAAAAAGGCACACCATGATAATTAAGGTAAAACAAGGTTGAGTCTCATGGGCAGTACTACAGACAAATAGGAGTCCTTGTTTCCTGTAAGAGGTTCATATGGAAAGTTAAGGCAATGATAATTAGTAAGACTGACGCTCCGAATTAAAGCCGGTTGGATGAGGTAATTCGTCAAAGAAGTACAATGCAAAGCTGAAACAATGCAAGTGAATTAAAAGAGGGGCTGATGGAAatcgagcttcaagcggcgacatCCTTCGTGGCATATGTAATACAACCAATTCAGTTCAAATATGTATTTATTATGTTAGCATGAAGGGTAAAAAGAAAGGGGACAAACTAATCTTATGTTTAAGCATACAAAAAAAAGTAAAATCTAAATAGTGATGTGATCACTTCCTTTTAAACAGCTGTTACGATCAGGTCAGCAGATTGAAAAACTATAATATTTATAACAATGGAATAGAGGGGCTACTACATTACACACTTATGTTTCTACTCATTCAGTTGAGGAAAATCCATGATGCACAAAACAAGATCAGTTTCATCCATCTGACTGTTAATGACCACAAAATGACATGATACAAAAGAAAATAGCATGTGCATTTAATAGAAAGTGCTTGTGCGTTGCTACTGGCAATAATGGAGATAACTGAATACCATGTGAATTTAACGCAAAATGAAGGTTCCAACCAAAGATTCGAAATACCCAGCACCTccatgacatgataatttaaaatgACATATGAGTGAATATCACCAAAAGGAGGACCTCCTATGGTGTAAGAGGcttaaatctgatatatcaagatCAAAGTCTTCTCACCATAATGGAGATAACTGAATACCATGTGCATTTAATAACACAAAATGAAGGTTCCAACCAAAGATTCGAAATAACGAGAACCTccatgacatgataatttaaaataACATATGTGAATATATTTGTACTATAAAGTTATTCAATGTGCCATGTGATAGGAAAGAGAGAAAATATGCCTAGGTAGGTTCTTACTACAACTGTTGCTCCTGCTACTAATTACCAGTCACTTCAATCAATAGCTAAAAAGTATTTTAACGTTTTTCTCTGCCCCTGCTCTTGGATTTGATTGCAGACTTGATTAGCCTTACCGAATCTTAGAGTTGCTTCGCCAAGGCGTGTCGTTTTTCGCCTTCCCATTGcattcaacaaaatattttcctatCACTCCCTTTAGCTGATGGTTCATCCCCACATAAGATGTACCTGATGCTCCCTGGAAAACCACATTTGTGCATCTTCTATTACATACATGAGATTCTCTAATGCGTGATTAGGCAGGAGCTAGCATATTAGGGATGAAACATACAAGCCCAGTGAACACTGGATTCACGCACAACCACAGGAAATCCCTCCAAACTAAACTAACCTGTGAATCCCGCTTCGGCGAGGCGGGCGAGGAGGAGGGTTACCAGAGGCTGGAGGAAAATGAGAGCAGGGACTGCGAGCCGAGCATCCCCATCGCTGGCGAGCCAAGCATCCCCAGACGGTAGCAAGGGACAAGGGAGCAGTAGGCACTACGTACCTCCATTATTAGAGTTAAATGTCATGTCTGGACtgacctttccttcttcctgggcagccaacACTTTGTAGTTGGAAATAGTATCAGTTTACACTCCTGATGAAGTGGTAAAAATACATAATTGAGAAATAGATTTACCCTGATAATTGCTTGCACTGCACACTTCCTTACATTTGAATTTGCAGATGATTCTTCAAATGGGAGATGTTCCAAAATTTAGTGATTACCTGATGTTTCAGATAATGATCAGGATGATTGACAAGGAAGAAATGTTCCACAAGCTTGCTAACTGATTCATCGGGGTCTGGTGGTATATTCCGTACAAGAACCTACAATAAAAACACATTGTTGACTCAGAATCAAAAGAATAATCAGAGAACCATTAATCTAGATAAGATCATTGCTGTATGCAGCGTTCTTTTTTCTAGCAAAGGGATCTAAACTGAGCTCATGTATAAGTTGCAGTCACAAAGGGATCCCATGGCCTCAATCCTCATCTCCGTCTCTCTATCCTGATCTGATTCTCTCCGTCTCAGATCTGATTCTCTCCGTCTTGAACCAAACAGAGAAAAGAGGGGAGATGAACCTGAGGGAGGAAGCCGATCGCATGGTGGCGAACGCAGGAGGAACCAGACGACGGGAGCACGGTGGTTGATGCCTAGGGTTTAGCGCAGGTGGTGGCGGCGTCTCCCCTTggaggtcgatggcggcggcgtcTCCTCTGGGAGGTCGGCAGCGCGCGAAGGCGAAGGCGTACCTCAGCAGAGGTGTCCCGATGGCCACCCGGAGGTCCACGGCGGCGCCTCCTTTAGGACCTCGGCGGCGGCGCCTCCACGACCCCTCGGAGCCGGCAAACGGATCCGCGGCTAGCGCCTGGGATCTGCCAGGCGGCGGCGTTCGCGTCGCGAATAGATCGAGGGGTGGCGGCGAAGGGACGAAGGGAGGCGGCGGGCGAATGAGGGCAGAGAGTCGTGCGTGCGAGTGTTTCTCGTACGTGCGGGCGATTGGTCTAGGATTTTTGTTCGCTGGTTAATTTTCGCCGGTTTGTTTTCACTGGTTTGTTTTCGTAGACCTTTTTCGTTCGTTTGTCTGGTGCGACGGGAGGTTAGGCCCTGGAGTGCGTGGGCGGGTGGGGGACTCGACAGGAGGTTTTTTTTTGTTCTACGCGGCTCAGCGATAGGTGGGAGCAGGTACCAAAATAAACCATGATAGTTGGGACGAAAATAAACTCGAAACGGAGACtatcaactgagacattaggaggaGAGATCCTCTGGATGTGAAGATCAGCAGCTAAAGAGAATGCTTCACAGCAAGCATGAGCTTCTAAAACTTCTGGATCCGTGAGGCCATCAAACactaacagaagcacccaaatagTTTCCCTGGTCATCGCGGCATAAAGCCGCACTTGCTCCTCTGTCATTGTTTCTGGACAGTGCCGCGTCCACGTTGATTTTTGCTACACCCACTTCACTCTTCAGCCAATGTTTAGCAGCTACGTTGCCTGATTTCCCTTGCTGTTTCTTCCCCTTACCAGACAGTGAATCAAGCTCAGCAAGGAACCTCTGAATAAAAGCAAAAGTGGTCAGTGGGCTTCGAAATATTTCCTCATGTTTCGCCTTTTGTCTCGCCCACCAAATAGCCCACAAGGTAACTAGGATCTTTGCAAATTCCTTCTCAGATAAGGAATTCTGCATCGTTGGTAGCCACAACCTTGCGTCATGAAATGTACAGGCGATCATGTGCTCAACCAGCTCATTATCAATCAATGCCCAAACACACTTTGACAACTGACAGTCAATTAGTGCGTGACGCCAAGAATCCGATTCAGCATTGCACAGGAAGCAAGCTTCCGTCTCAGAGATATGGCGATGTTTAAGTAGTTCGCCCGTCGGAACAGAATTTTTTGCCAGCCTCCATGCAAAAAATTTGACCTTTCCCGGTACCTTGGCCTTCCAGAGTTTTTTCCACTGAATTTGAGTTGCACGAGTATCCGACGTACTCTCTCGTTGCTCTAGCCAGTCCTCCCTTCTTCTCTTTGTATCAACTAACATGCGATACGTTGATCGGACCAAGAAAGACCCAAAACGCTCGTAGTGCCAAGCCCACCAATCACCTGAAGCTGAAGTGCTCAAAGGAATGTTCATAATTGCATCTGTATCCTGGCTCTCCTAATTGGTGCATCTGGGCAAGTGGCGCTCACACACGGGAGTGTATGCGCCACCCCAACTAAGTTTTCTTTTTTAAATCTTAACGGTGGACGGTTGTTGATCGTGACCGGTCCACCAACGACCGACGACCATGTAGAATTGACCGTTGAATTTCTTTAGAAACGGAGAAAATTCTCAAGaaataaaaaagttcatcgaatttgaaaaggttcacgaaatttgaaaaaaaatatcaaGAAATTTTGGGAAAgaataaaatttgaaaaaagttcccAAATTTgggaaatgttcatgaatttgaaaaaggttcaagaCTTTGAATAATtcatatttaaaaaaataaatcATAATTTTTTAAGAATTTGAAACGGAAATTCACGAACGATTTGAAACTAGTTTGTAATTTGAATAAAGTTCACGAAATTTGGAAAAAGCTCACGAATTtgagaaaacaaaaaatgaaaaaatataactaaaagagaaaaggaaataagaaaaagaaatcaagaaaataaaaaaataattggAAAAACCCGACATGGTCCGACCCATTTCGATACCAGAGTTGTGAAGATGGTGTGCGCTAGTTAGCAAAATGCACTCTAACCGGCACTTACGGCACCAAACAAGAGTTGCGCGTTGCGGCACCAAAGAGAGCAGCAGGTCGAACATAATCAGTAGCACGCCTGTAGTAGGACGCAGAGTGCAAGAGCTATATCTCGCTCAACAAGAGATGGTACCTCATCTCGCTAAAGGATTTTCCACTCCTGTCATTTTCTGGGCTGACCTGTTTTGGTTTATTTTTTCATCCGCCTCGGATCTCGTTCGCTCGATCGCTGTAATGCGCATAGGTTTGGTCTCGTTTTCTTTTGATTTTCctctattttttgtttttatcttttttttctattttctttgtttcttcaccGGTTTTCTGGGGTTTCTTTCTTGGTTTTATGTGTTTTTCCTTTCTTCTATTATTTTTATACTTTATTTTTGGGGTTTGCTGGTTTTTTTATTCCTTTGTTTTGTGTGTGTACTCTTCGGTTTTTAAAGGTTTGTTTGCACATTTTTAGTATTCACCAGGGAGAACTTTTATAAACACGTTTAACATTTGCCGAATatgtgatttttttatttttatgtctaCGTTTTTCATACAAATTGTATACTTTTTGTATACCTTTCGTATACATTTACCCTATTCTAAGCttgagtgtagaatagcttattctacactCCTAGAAATGCTTTATACAAAATCTAGTAACTATACATATATATTTGAAATATAAgcaaaagtaaaaaaaacataAAACGATTGCAACAAAGTAAAAAAAACTCCGAAGGCATGTTTCCATGCTTGGCCGGACCAATCGGACGTCTGCCTTCACTGAGACATCCTACTATCTTGCTTGAAGCGAGACAAAGACGCACCCACACAGAGGCGTCTAATAGACTGATTGCTATCTTAACAATTTGAAGTGTACCTAAAATAAAACAATTTGAAGTGGATTTTCCTTGTGCAAAGAATGTCGCACCGAGAGAACAATGTAAAGACTCTAGGAGACTGATAAAATGGATCGTCTCAGATTGTTAACGAAAATGGGGTAAATTGCTTTGTTCTCTACATACCAAATTATTACGCTGTTTTCGTTGATAGCTTCGGGCAACTTCAACGCACCGTTTCATTTTGTTCGTGCGCATCTGTTTAGGTCCGCGCGAACAAAAAATATGGTCCAACACGTTGACGGAAATAGACACGTGTTCATTTTGTTGTTCACTTGGACCCTTTTTCGTACCAAATTTGGGCTGGATTTGCGTCCTCGCGGATGCCCGCAGCGTCCTCCCCTTGTCCTCCCTTGACACATCCGCCGGTGGCACACAGGCCACCCCCCTCCCAACACCCCCGGCCTCTTCGCCATCGTTGCCGCCACCCGGCTTCCAATCTATTCACCACTACCCGAATCCCCACCATCATCTGGACTGACGGCTCACCGATGTTGCATCCAACGATGCCCACACTGCCATTGTTGTGGTCACTTCTTACCGCCGGCGGAATAGTACAAGGTCCACGTTCCCATGGTTGTCGGCAACCCTCAGCATACCACGACTACCTCTAAAGTCACCGCCGGAGGACGCGGGTTTCAACGGCCCTGCTGCCTCCGTCTTCGTCGATGGGCCAAGGACGGGGCAAGTCACCCCCTCGCAACTCGTCGACACCCGTAAGGTGTTCGGCCGTTTGCCCGGCCCGGCTGAGGCTCGTCCATGCCCACCGCTGTCTAGTGAGGTAAGGACCGATCACTCCAAAGGATCATGTCAAAATGTGTGACTGGACAACTCACATTCAACTTCAAAATAATTTGGTTGATCATATGTGGACTCACATAGAAAACCAATAGTTGTGGCTACTCCTTTTCTTCCaatgtaaattaatataagagcgtttagattactaaagtagtgatctaaacttCTCGCAaaaaaagtagtgatctaaacgctcttgtattagtttacggagggagtagtatttgttaaaactagatgataccccgcgcgttgctgcggaaatgTGTAGATACATATTTGTAGGATTACATATATAAAATTATATATAGAAGGTGCCTCTTGGATTGACGCAGGCACAGAATGAATCCCATGCATAAAAAGCTTCAAAGACAAATGGAATTACACTAAGCATCGACATAAAAAAAGTGGTTTGAATACTTGTAAAATATGGCTGACTGTAACAATTTGTTCCGATCCATAACACTCCATATGAAGAACCATCCTCTTCAACATGAAAATTTTCTGTTATCTACGAAAGAATGTGAAGTTCAATTAGAAACTTAGAATCTGTACAACCAACTACCAAATTTGAAAAGGCATCAACCACAAAATGACCATCTTTAAGTTTGCACCAATGTATTACATATGTGAAATTGACATAATAATAACAATCTATATGTATCATATGAAAGTATTATAACAAAACTAAGTGAAACAATATTTTCCAGTAAAACTAAGTGTTTACGTTATGAAAGGTGGACGTATCAAAAGCATCAAATTGCTGCATTGAATACTAAATCCACATAGAGCATCTCTAACAAATCGGTAGAAAAGAAGTCTCGCCTTCGTTCTCGGGCCTCACAAACAAATAATGGATGGTTCATCTTTTCCAATCAGACATGATCACTATCGGTGTCCTTCAATGTTACTTGGATGTTAGCTTCTTTCGAAATATTCCCACTGTTGCATGGATGCAAACTAATGGCGGGTCAAAATATTGTAATCTTCAAACATTAAACCACCATACGAAGAGGAAACAATTCTTTTAAACTGAAAGCAGTGACCTCCGCTTATCAAGCCGACTATCCTTGGATAAGCAACACAACATCGTATCAGTTGATATATGTCACCACATTCTGCTAGGACTAAATAAGTGTAAGAAAAAAGCACTGAAGAAAGAACATGGTGCAATGTTAATTTACCATGCCGGTCTCCAAATAGGTATAAGATGCACCAAGCAAGAAAAAAACTATGTGGACAAATGCAAAATCAAGATCAATTAGTACAATTAAAAATAATATGTTGAAGTATTAACAGAGAAAAAGGAAGCACATTGTATTGTACAAATATTTGGCCACCTCGGCGTATCATTTCATGAATCAGttaacatgcaaaaaatagcatgTAAATATTAACATATGTAATATGGACATATATTTAATTTTGATGCTTCTATATCTATAATCGACTTCGCAAATACATATCAATTGCTGGCTTAAATTTTCAGCTGTTGTATAATGACCTATATGATGACATGGCTACAGCAAACTGCGAACTTATATACTTATAGCTGTTGGAAATATGAAAGGTCAAAAATCCAGAGGAATGGAACTAACCTCAGTGAGTAGATATTAATGTTAAAGGCTTGTTTTGGGGTGAACAAAATTCTCGCTACCACCAAAATAAATCCCGCCCCTAAAAAAAACCAAAATAAATCCCATCCAAGTGCAAGAAAAGAGGCATCGCTGATTTTGGCAGCCCCTGGGTAAGCATCATGACATTACACGTGAATACTACTGCTGAAAATACACGAGTAAAGAAAAGACATACTATATCAGTAATCAAACTCAGAGAGCCCCCTTTCGGGGTTGATACCGCGAGATGGCATGCCCAGGGCGCCTCTAGGGTCTCTTTTTTGCAGTCTTCTTTTTCATTTTTGCTCGCCTTTGCACAACTTCTGTGCCCATGGTCACTTGATCCACGCTGTATTTCCCGCATGCTTTCTCCTACATCAATGAAGCCGGCCAAAATCTTTCAAAAAAATATCAGTAATCAAACATTTGCATGAGATGAGTGCAAAAAAATAATCAAAATCACATTGTATAATATAGAAAGATATATGCTACCTTATGTCCAAGTGAAAGAGCATCTCTgtgaagtccacgcggaagcaCATCTGGAGTTGATACTCAAGCGTGCGCCGTAGGCACAGATGGTGCAGGCTGCAGAATAGGGACTGGAAAGTGGGAATTGATCACTAAGGCACAATCCGAATGACTGAACCACACAGAAGCCTGGCAAGTTGTGACGATGGTACTCATCATCTCCCTAGTGAAATGAAGTGTGGCGGTACTCACAGATAAGCCGGAGCCGATGTGCAAGCCCCGAAGTAGGATCCCCCGGGGAAGTCATCTCTGTTCATGGGGGGTGACTCCTCGACATTCGTTGCAGCCAACAGCGGCCGTGGAGCAGAGCAACAACACTAAGAGGCCTCCATCGGCTATGCCTTCACCAACGACTTGGATCCTGGCTGGCCGGCCACGGAACAACGGCCCGAACCGCGTCCCAACGCCAAAAGAGACGGATGCAAGTCAGACCAGCGGGCGTGCCGGAGGAGGTCCGATCCGTAGTAGAGCAATCACGCGCACATGCTGATTCAGTGGTGCCTTGATGACGATCTGGCCTCTGGgttgccggcgacggaacggcggcTTGCCCCACTTACACTCGTACATAGGAGTCGGAGGCGAGGCAGACGGGAGTAGCAGACTACGTGTGGAGATCTCCTGCTGATTGCCAGACTTCCATAGCTAGGGGAAATACTGATTTCCTTTTTCTGAAGCTATAAGGGGATGGCCTTCGATGGTTGTCTGTAGGTAGAGGAAAAGCCAACCTTTCTATGTGGGGAGGGAGAGACACTATTCGGCTATTATACGTTAGATTAGAAACGGATCAACATGAGGAAAAAGAGAAGATTGAAGATGAAGAGGCAGCCGGAGAAAATATTTGTTCATGTGCAATGAGGAGATATAATGGGAGCGCTGGCCGTGGACGGATGTCTGTAGGTAGCGGAATCTTTTTACGTGGGAAGAGAAAGGCTGTTGGGCTCTTACTATTGGAAACGGAAGCACTAATGACTGTTACTCTTCGGATCACCATTGAGGCTGTTCGTTTCTGCTTGCGCATGTATTCAAGGAAGCTGCTGACGTGGCTTGTAGGCTGATCTGGAATGACGTGGCACATCGCTGATGTGGACAGTGTGCATGGTGAGAGAATAGGGagtagtggggagcaacttcttaagaatggtagATTTTAAATTTATTTGGTTTGTAAACTATACAATTTCCATTTGTTTGTTTAATAATGTGCAATCCGATTCGTTTGTTATTTTATtatgcatgatataattcaaaagACAAAATAGGAAATCTGTGTTCGTTTGAACCAGCACGTTGGAGTTGGTCTTACCAAGCAGACCGCTTGGTATTTTTGTTAGTCTTGATATATACAGTACCAAATTATTGCGTTGCGAAGGTCCCGCCCTCTCGTGCTCAGAATCCGATGCCCAAAAGCCACCGTTGCCATGGCAGCATCCATCGACCCGTTGCACATCTCTCCCATCACAGCTTCCGTTGCCCAGAAATTCAATATTATGCCTAATAAAAATAAAGATAACAAAGAAATCTGGACACACATAGCCGTTGTGTGATGCCGTCTCCATCCCCCTCACCAACGGCTCTATTCCCCCACCGCCCGCTCCACGTTGACCGTTTCGACCATTAAAACCCTCCTTCCCTCTCGCCCTTCTCCCCACCCACACCCCCAAATCCCCCATCTCCCCCCAAACCGACGCGCACATCCATCCATCCGCTTCGTCCCCGGCCACGGCCCAAACCCTAGAGACCGACAACCGCCGCGCGAgcagcgagagggagaggaggagaccGCCGGGCGCCATGAACGACCTCATGACCAAGTCCTTCATGAGCTACGTCGACCTGAAGAAGGCGGCCATGAAGGACCTCGAGGCGGGCGGCGACGAGACCGAGACCGAGCTCACCCAGGCCTGCGGCGGCGGCGCCACCGACGAGCGCCTCAAGGGCTTCTTCAGGGAGGCGGAGGCGGTCCGCGAGGAGATGGCGGCCATCCGCGACGCGCTCGCCCGCCTCCACGCCGCCAACGAGGAGGGCAAGTCGCTGCACCAGCCCGACGCGCTGCGCGCCATGCGCGTCCGCGTCAACGCCGACATCGTCTCCGTGCTCGGCCGCGCGCGCGGGATCCAGCGCGCGCTCGCGGACATGGACGCCGCCAACGCCGCGCAGCGCAGGCTCTCCGCGGGCTGCCAGGAGGGCACCACCCTCGACCGCACCCGCACCTCCGTCACCGCGGGCCTCCGGAAGAAGCTCAAGGACATCATGCTCGACTTCCAGGCGCTGCGCCAGCGGATGATGTCCGAGTACAAGGACACCGTCGAGCGCCGCTACTACACGCTCACCGGGGAGGTCCCCGAGGACGAGGTCATCGAGCGCATCATCTCCGAGGGCCGCGGCGAGGAGATCATGAGCGCCGCAGTCGCCGAGCACGGCAAGGGCGCGGTGCTCGCCGCGCTCAACGAGATCCAGGACCGCCACGACGCCGCCAGGGAGGTGGAGCGCAGCCTCCTCGAGCTCCACCAGGTGTTCCTCGACATGGCCGTCGTCGTGGAGTCGCAGGGGGAGAAGATCAACGACATCGAGCACCACGTGATCAACGCCAGGGACTACGTCCACTCCGGCAACAAGGAGCTCGGCAAGGCCCGCGAGCACCAGCGCGGCAGCCGCAAGTGCCTCTGCATCGGCATCATCCTGCTGCTGCTCCtcatcctcatcgtcatcgtcCCCATCGCCACAAGCCTCAGGAGGTCATGAGCAACCACACCACACCGGAGTTTGTGACGATGATCATCTGGACACCTGCATTTGTGTCTATGTTGTTTCGATTTCGTATTCTACTGCTTCATTCGTTGATTTCTGCTCCCCCCGAATGTCTCTGTGTCGTCAGGATTtagctgatgatgaatagtacaccGTATATCTGTTCAGTCAATTTACAACCCTGAAAAATCTGCTGATTGATTCTGTGCATGAGATGAGATTTGGTGTGTGGATTTGTTGCTGCTGCAGTAGCCTGCAGTTTTATTGTGCTTGCAGCTGGGGCCTAAGCGCCCTGCAGCGTTAAATTCAGAACATAAGTACCTGATCACTGTACAGCACAATATAGGCAAGCAGGGTTTGTTTGTGGCTACCTATCATCATTTTCTTCTTGTCTC
Proteins encoded:
- the LOC123096037 gene encoding syntaxin-related protein KNOLLE, translating into MNDLMTKSFMSYVDLKKAAMKDLEAGGDETETELTQACGGGATDERLKGFFREAEAVREEMAAIRDALARLHAANEEGKSLHQPDALRAMRVRVNADIVSVLGRARGIQRALADMDAANAAQRRLSAGCQEGTTLDRTRTSVTAGLRKKLKDIMLDFQALRQRMMSEYKDTVERRYYTLTGEVPEDEVIERIISEGRGEEIMSAAVAEHGKGAVLAALNEIQDRHDAAREVERSLLELHQVFLDMAVVVESQGEKINDIEHHVINARDYVHSGNKELGKAREHQRGSRKCLCIGIILLLLLILIVIVPIATSLRRS